A genomic segment from Mucilaginibacter terrenus encodes:
- a CDS encoding beta-galactosidase trimerization domain-containing protein has product MQNTSKQQATPIMFGAEIFIEPGQTFEEIDLWFKCLKEAGMTVTRIRLFESYMHRPDGTWNYTLFDAAYTAAERYGIKVYGNLFPSTSFTDLGGLKFPKDADHLQSIARYIENVVTHFKDFSSCYGWVPVNEPGVGHFPKEQFATDKYAEWKQAQAAIGYNSGGYDRFNFADERFHLYYNTWFLQWLTDEIHRYDPGSVIHVNNHAIFKNVAEYDFPAWRSFLTSLGGSAHASWHFEYFTRQQYALAVAANCEIIRSGAGDIPWFMTELQGGNNTYSGFLAMCPTAEEIAQWLWLAVATESKGAIFWCLNPRSSGIEAGEWAMLNYHNEPSNRLEAAKSVIDVVNQDSQFFNNAREIESGINVIYTRESLWIEKTLQMGGKSYEGRDEGGVMKSALAYFEALSEAGLQVNFKEIREFDFDLEDYSNKSIILAHQISIPSKYWPLLQRFVEKGGTLVADGLTGYYDENAVGTMRLDFPLRTLLGADVLEYKAIDKQGEIKVNGITLPTYMWTGELKATTGTLIASEREKPTAVKNQLGRGTTWWIPSLVGLASRISGDYHSLTQFLDNALQLRSLPSVPVMFEEPQPGMLMKSLSYQQDTVTVIINNSAERREFNLVIKNPSKQANVLYANKGGKIGDTHISIDAGESMVIRWE; this is encoded by the coding sequence ATGCAAAATACATCAAAGCAACAAGCAACTCCTATAATGTTCGGGGCAGAGATATTTATTGAGCCCGGCCAAACCTTTGAGGAAATAGACCTATGGTTTAAATGCCTTAAAGAAGCAGGTATGACAGTCACCCGCATCCGGTTGTTTGAAAGCTACATGCACCGGCCTGACGGAACATGGAATTATACACTGTTTGACGCCGCTTACACCGCTGCTGAAAGGTACGGAATAAAGGTTTATGGTAACTTATTTCCATCTACATCCTTTACAGATCTTGGCGGTTTAAAATTCCCTAAGGATGCGGATCACCTCCAGAGCATCGCACGCTATATAGAGAATGTTGTTACTCATTTTAAAGACTTCTCTTCTTGCTATGGCTGGGTACCGGTTAACGAACCAGGCGTGGGCCATTTTCCAAAGGAGCAATTTGCAACAGATAAATATGCGGAATGGAAGCAGGCGCAAGCTGCTATAGGTTATAACAGTGGCGGTTACGACCGTTTTAACTTTGCAGACGAACGCTTTCACCTGTACTATAATACCTGGTTCTTACAATGGCTAACGGATGAGATACATAGGTATGACCCCGGTAGTGTTATACATGTAAATAACCACGCTATCTTTAAGAATGTTGCCGAATACGACTTTCCGGCATGGCGGAGTTTTCTCACCAGTTTGGGTGGCTCTGCACATGCCAGCTGGCATTTCGAATATTTTACCCGGCAGCAATATGCACTCGCAGTTGCGGCAAATTGTGAGATCATCCGTTCAGGTGCGGGAGATATCCCCTGGTTCATGACGGAGCTGCAAGGGGGAAACAACACTTACAGCGGCTTTCTGGCGATGTGCCCAACAGCAGAAGAAATAGCGCAATGGCTTTGGCTGGCTGTAGCTACCGAAAGCAAAGGGGCTATCTTCTGGTGTTTAAATCCAAGGTCCTCAGGTATAGAAGCCGGGGAGTGGGCCATGCTCAACTACCATAACGAGCCATCAAACAGGCTCGAAGCAGCTAAAAGCGTTATAGATGTAGTTAACCAGGATAGCCAGTTCTTTAACAATGCCAGGGAAATAGAATCCGGTATAAATGTTATCTACACACGAGAATCACTTTGGATAGAGAAGACGCTCCAAATGGGCGGAAAAAGCTATGAAGGCCGGGACGAAGGCGGCGTAATGAAATCGGCGCTGGCTTATTTTGAAGCGTTAAGTGAAGCCGGCCTGCAGGTCAACTTTAAGGAAATCCGCGAGTTTGATTTCGACCTCGAAGATTACTCAAACAAAAGCATCATACTTGCGCACCAGATCTCTATACCATCTAAATACTGGCCATTACTGCAGCGCTTTGTAGAAAAGGGCGGCACCTTAGTTGCAGATGGCTTGACAGGTTACTATGATGAAAATGCTGTAGGCACCATGCGCCTCGACTTCCCGCTAAGAACATTACTGGGAGCTGATGTGCTGGAATACAAGGCAATAGATAAGCAAGGGGAGATTAAGGTAAACGGCATCACCTTACCAACATACATGTGGACAGGGGAGCTAAAAGCCACTACAGGCACATTAATTGCCTCTGAAAGGGAAAAACCAACAGCTGTGAAGAATCAGCTTGGCAGAGGAACCACCTGGTGGATCCCGTCACTTGTTGGTTTAGCAAGCAGGATATCAGGAGATTACCATTCGCTTACACAGTTTTTAGACAATGCTTTGCAGTTGCGTTCGCTGCCATCTGTACCGGTGATGTTTGAGGAGCCGCAGCCCGGAATGTTAATGAAATCACTAAGCTACCAGCAGGATACCGTAACTGTAATCATTAATAACTCCGCAGAACGGAGAGAATTCAACCTGGTGATTAAGAATCCATCCAAACAAGCGAACGTGCTTTACGCTAATAAAGGTGGTAAGATTGGCGATACACACATCAGTATAGATGCCGGCGAAAGCATGGTTATCCGGTGGGAATAG
- a CDS encoding iron chaperone produces the protein MLKPKDVKDYFLSYPEATQHAMNQVKAVIYKVVPEAEESISYGIPTYKYRGLLAHFGGYDKHIGFYPGAKAIEVFKDEISGYKNAKGSVQFPLDQPMPLDLIERMVRFRLEENTANIKAKKE, from the coding sequence ATGCTTAAACCAAAGGACGTTAAAGACTATTTCTTGAGCTATCCTGAAGCTACGCAACATGCTATGAATCAGGTTAAAGCTGTAATTTACAAGGTGGTGCCAGAGGCCGAGGAGAGCATTAGCTACGGCATACCCACGTATAAATATAGAGGCTTGCTGGCCCACTTCGGCGGGTATGACAAGCACATAGGCTTTTACCCGGGAGCGAAAGCCATAGAGGTGTTCAAGGACGAGATATCCGGATACAAGAATGCAAAGGGTTCGGTGCAGTTCCCTTTAGACCAGCCTATGCCGCTGGACCTGATAGAGCGAATGGTAAGGTTCCGACTGGAAGAGAACACGGCCAACATTAAAGCTAAAAAGGAGTAA
- a CDS encoding VOC family protein, producing the protein MQKISTFLWFNGNGQEALDLYVSIFKNAEIKQVSKHGGQLFSATIELEGTEFMILNWQGEYQFSPAISLFVKCRDQEEVDEIWNKMLDNEAKPMQCGWITDKFGVSWQIIPDALGRLMNDPDPAKAQRVMQAMMKMVKIDVAGLEEAYNNG; encoded by the coding sequence ATGCAAAAGATAAGCACCTTTTTATGGTTCAATGGCAACGGCCAGGAAGCACTCGACTTGTATGTTTCAATTTTTAAAAATGCTGAGATAAAGCAAGTTAGCAAACATGGAGGACAGCTTTTCAGCGCTACAATAGAGTTGGAAGGCACCGAGTTCATGATCCTGAACTGGCAGGGAGAGTACCAGTTTAGCCCGGCCATATCACTGTTTGTAAAGTGCAGAGATCAGGAAGAAGTTGATGAGATATGGAACAAAATGCTTGATAATGAGGCAAAACCGATGCAATGCGGATGGATAACCGACAAGTTTGGGGTATCGTGGCAGATCATCCCGGATGCGCTCGGCCGCCTCATGAATGACCCCGACCCGGCTAAGGCACAGCGGGTTATGCAAGCCATGATGAAAATGGTAAAGATAGATGTAGCTGGTTTAGAAGAAGCTTATAACAACGGATAA